One genomic window of bacterium includes the following:
- a CDS encoding cysteine hydrolase yields MNRALLVIDVQNDYFSGFHEITHPAGSFEGIQRAMDVAHEHGVPIVLIQQTFLPPVPLFCKGTPGWEIPNEVLSRPHDIVIEKGLPGSFTGTNLEAWLRERGIGTVVICGWMTQMCCDTTSRQAVHLGFAVEFLSDATGTHAFSNDAGSVTAEELHRAALVVQASRFAKVMTVEAWGEKLAGEAEG; encoded by the coding sequence ATGAACCGTGCGCTGCTCGTCATTGATGTTCAGAACGACTACTTCTCCGGCTTCCACGAGATCACTCATCCCGCCGGGAGCTTCGAGGGCATTCAGCGGGCGATGGACGTGGCCCATGAGCACGGCGTCCCCATCGTGCTGATCCAGCAGACCTTCCTCCCGCCCGTGCCCCTCTTCTGCAAGGGGACGCCGGGCTGGGAGATCCCCAATGAGGTCCTGTCCCGTCCGCACGATATCGTCATCGAGAAGGGCCTGCCGGGAAGTTTCACGGGCACGAACCTCGAGGCATGGCTGCGGGAGCGGGGGATTGGCACGGTGGTCATCTGCGGCTGGATGACGCAGATGTGCTGTGACACCACCAGCCGCCAGGCGGTGCATCTCGGCTTCGCCGTGGAGTTCCTCAGCGACGCCACCGGCACCCACGCTTTCAGCAACGACGCGGGCAGCGTCACTGCGGAGGAACTCCACCGGGCGGCGCTGGTCGTGCAGGCCAGCCGCTTCGCGAAGGTCATGACGGTCGAGGCATGGGGCGAGAAACTGGCCGGGGAAGCGGAGGGGTAG
- a CDS encoding thiolase family protein, translating into MPRACLIDAVRTPIGRFGGGLMQHSAADLAAIVLQALTERNSVLGEAVAEVILGQVLQGGSGVNLGRMAAMRAGLPHSVCASTINIACASGMKALDMARQGILLGEGEVYLAGGAESMSNVPYYVKDMRWGHKLFNAEMTDGVMDGLTCSVTGMGMGLTAEEIAARTGITRQEMDAWALRSQEKAAAAIAAGKFVDEIIPVPRKKDEPLTTDEHPRQTSMEALAGLKPAFKPDGCITAGNASGINDGAAACLVASEAAAAQHGWQPRAVILGSACAGIEPEVMGLGPIDAVKKLCDKLDLSVGDFELVELNEAFAVQAVAVVRELGLDEERVNVNGSGIALGHPIGATGARIVCSLLYEMERRDLKLGLATLCIGGGMGMAMAIERQ; encoded by the coding sequence ATGCCCCGCGCCTGCCTCATTGACGCCGTGCGCACCCCCATCGGCCGCTTCGGCGGAGGTCTCATGCAGCACTCTGCAGCCGATCTGGCCGCCATCGTCCTGCAGGCTCTCACCGAGCGCAACAGCGTTCTGGGCGAGGCCGTGGCCGAGGTCATCCTCGGTCAGGTCCTCCAGGGCGGCTCCGGCGTGAACCTGGGGCGCATGGCGGCCATGCGGGCGGGGCTGCCACACTCCGTGTGCGCCAGCACCATCAACATCGCGTGCGCCTCGGGGATGAAGGCCCTCGACATGGCGCGGCAGGGCATCCTGCTGGGGGAGGGCGAGGTGTACCTCGCCGGCGGGGCCGAGAGCATGAGCAACGTGCCCTACTACGTCAAGGACATGCGCTGGGGGCACAAGCTCTTCAACGCCGAGATGACTGACGGGGTCATGGATGGCCTGACCTGCTCGGTGACCGGCATGGGCATGGGCCTGACCGCCGAGGAGATCGCCGCGCGGACGGGCATCACCCGGCAGGAGATGGATGCCTGGGCGCTGCGCAGCCAGGAGAAGGCCGCGGCGGCCATCGCGGCCGGGAAGTTCGTGGATGAGATCATCCCTGTCCCCCGCAAGAAGGACGAGCCGCTCACGACTGATGAGCACCCCCGCCAGACCTCCATGGAAGCGCTGGCGGGCCTCAAGCCGGCCTTCAAGCCCGATGGCTGCATCACCGCCGGGAACGCCTCGGGGATCAACGATGGCGCGGCGGCCTGCCTGGTCGCCTCCGAGGCCGCCGCGGCACAGCATGGCTGGCAGCCCCGTGCGGTCATCCTGGGCAGCGCCTGCGCCGGGATCGAGCCGGAGGTCATGGGGCTGGGGCCCATTGACGCGGTCAAGAAGCTCTGCGACAAGCTCGACTTGAGCGTCGGCGACTTCGAGCTGGTGGAGCTGAACGAGGCCTTTGCCGTGCAGGCCGTGGCCGTAGTGCGCGAGCTCGGGCTGGACGAGGAGCGTGTCAATGTGAACGGCAGCGGGATCGCCCTGGGCCACCCCATCGGCGCCACCGGCGCGCGCATCGTGTGCTCCCTGCTGTACGAGATGGAGCGGCGCGACCTGAAGCTCGGCCTCGCCACCCTCTGCATCGGCGGCGGCATGGGCATGGCGATGGCGATTGAGCGGCAGTGA